The following are encoded in a window of Fretibacter rubidus genomic DNA:
- a CDS encoding pyridoxamine 5'-phosphate oxidase family protein: MTYADKIENLFEIINDLNIGMLVSENGGELRSRPMKAFTDKDTNTIWFLTHTRSAKVLEISQDQDVNLSFACPKENNYVSVSGKASLSRDAEKIDDMWSDKMAVWFDCEKNDPAVAAICVSPTTAEYWKGEDSGLKRMWEITKAKVTDTKPDLGDNETVCLAG; this comes from the coding sequence ATGACTTACGCAGACAAAATTGAAAACCTTTTCGAGATCATCAATGACCTCAATATAGGTATGTTGGTATCTGAAAATGGTGGTGAACTGCGCTCTCGCCCCATGAAAGCCTTCACCGACAAAGACACAAATACTATTTGGTTTTTAACGCACACACGATCAGCCAAGGTGCTAGAAATTTCACAAGACCAAGACGTGAACCTTAGCTTCGCTTGCCCAAAGGAAAACAACTATGTGTCCGTCAGCGGTAAGGCAAGCCTATCAAGGGATGCGGAAAAAATTGATGACATGTGGTCAGACAAGATGGCCGTTTGGTTCGACTGCGAGAAAAATGACCCGGCGGTCGCCGCCATATGCGTTTCGCCGACCACAGCGGAATATTGGAAAGGCGAAGACAGCGGTTTAAAGCGTATGTGGGAAATTACGAAAGCCAAAGTCACCGATACAAAGCCTGATTTGGGCGATAACGAAACCGTATGCCTTGCGGGATAA
- a CDS encoding GAF domain-containing protein, with the protein MSEHTRIEALHATQLLDSVGEERFDRLTRLAKNALQTDMALISLIDTDRQWFKSKQGLDVTETPRDIAFCDHAIREDDVMVVNNAAADSRFADNPLVTGDPSISFYAGVPLVTQSGQALGTLCVLDKKPRADFSADDKQMLKDLAASVMTEIESAQQLQMIKDLNVINEELRHRMGNMYAHVSALISMMGRNEADKDMLVRRLREKITTLGQTQALLASHKWASVPMSELVDTTLSPFLTQQSRPRVHLDYAQDFDVSPRGAFILTLMLSELGTNAVKHGALSRPDGELTIHWDVKDEISLSWTEDVPVDTTNEPGKGFGSQILKRIVPMDLQGQADYALTDTGLHYSVTAKPERLALINTADLTYVNETTSKAV; encoded by the coding sequence ATGTCTGAACATACGCGCATAGAGGCGCTACACGCCACTCAATTACTAGATAGCGTCGGTGAAGAGCGATTTGATCGGCTAACACGACTAGCAAAAAATGCCCTCCAAACTGACATGGCGCTTATCTCTCTTATTGATACGGACCGCCAGTGGTTTAAATCCAAACAGGGTTTAGACGTCACTGAGACGCCGCGCGACATTGCCTTTTGTGACCATGCCATTCGTGAGGACGACGTCATGGTCGTCAACAATGCGGCGGCGGATAGTCGTTTTGCCGATAACCCATTAGTAACAGGCGATCCAAGCATTAGTTTTTATGCAGGCGTGCCGCTGGTTACACAGTCTGGCCAAGCTTTGGGCACACTTTGTGTTTTAGACAAAAAACCACGTGCTGATTTCAGCGCAGACGACAAGCAAATGCTAAAAGATTTGGCTGCGAGCGTCATGACAGAGATTGAGTCCGCGCAGCAGTTGCAAATGATCAAAGATCTGAACGTCATTAACGAGGAACTTCGCCACCGCATGGGCAATATGTATGCCCATGTTTCTGCATTGATTTCTATGATGGGCCGCAATGAGGCCGATAAAGACATGCTGGTACGCCGTTTGCGTGAAAAGATTACAACGCTGGGTCAGACCCAAGCATTGCTAGCGTCGCATAAATGGGCGAGCGTGCCCATGAGCGAATTGGTCGACACGACCTTGTCACCATTTTTGACCCAGCAGAGCCGCCCGCGCGTTCATTTGGATTACGCGCAAGACTTTGACGTGTCGCCGCGCGGTGCCTTTATCCTAACATTGATGCTAAGTGAGCTTGGTACGAATGCCGTCAAACATGGTGCGCTAAGCCGCCCAGACGGGGAGTTAACCATTCATTGGGACGTTAAAGACGAAATCTCATTATCTTGGACGGAAGATGTGCCTGTCGACACAACCAATGAGCCAGGCAAAGGCTTTGGCAGCCAGATATTAAAACGTATTGTCCCCATGGATTTACAAGGGCAGGCGGACTACGCGCTAACTGACACAGGATTGCATTACAGCGTCACGGCCAAGCCAGAACGGCTTGCTCTGATAAATACAGCTGACTTAACCTACGTTAATGAGACCACTTCAAAGGCCGTTTAA
- a CDS encoding DUF2254 domain-containing protein — protein sequence MNARLIKAWEDLKSSYYFIPGLMAFGACILAYVTSTLDERMEITIAQELGLFQTNSADSARVILSTIAGSMMSVAAVTFSITMVAVTSAAGQYGPRLIGNFMRDRGNQVTLGTFTSTFIYCLLILRVARAGGGDGSDIVDFVPNISLLTAMGLTLFSVAVMIYFIHHIPETLNVGNITGQVGRRLRRDLEDLYPSDLGEAKKDDPDLSTFTDDTACSVGAKAEGYIQAVNDSAIMALAKDNNCVVFIDYRPGDFVTQGDVLLRVWRDEDIDDDLANKFRAGFAMGQERTAHQNVLFLADELVEILARALSPGVNDPFTAINCINWFHSAIKAVMRGTPPSPYRFDKDGQFRVMARPISFERFVSVICDQSRIYIAGDRNATIKMLTVLTELTAETDAPSYRAVLQAQLGKLRETSLHIAQDASTRLDLNTRFDMASRMISDRDYFLKERYSDRWVGGRA from the coding sequence ATGAATGCGCGCCTGATAAAGGCCTGGGAAGATCTAAAAAGTAGTTATTACTTTATCCCGGGCTTAATGGCCTTTGGCGCCTGCATCTTGGCTTATGTGACGTCCACGCTTGACGAGCGGATGGAAATCACAATTGCGCAAGAATTGGGCCTTTTTCAAACTAATAGCGCAGACAGCGCGCGCGTTATCCTGTCTACGATCGCAGGGTCGATGATGAGTGTCGCAGCCGTGACCTTCTCCATTACAATGGTCGCCGTGACGAGCGCGGCTGGACAATACGGCCCACGTCTCATTGGTAACTTCATGCGAGACCGGGGCAATCAAGTCACCTTGGGGACATTTACATCAACCTTTATATATTGCTTGTTAATCTTGCGTGTTGCGCGGGCAGGGGGCGGCGACGGCAGCGATATCGTGGACTTTGTGCCTAATATTTCTTTGCTAACGGCGATGGGACTGACCTTATTCAGCGTTGCCGTTATGATATATTTTATTCACCACATTCCAGAGACGTTGAACGTTGGCAATATTACTGGCCAAGTCGGACGTCGCCTGCGTCGCGATCTCGAAGACCTTTACCCCAGTGATTTAGGTGAAGCAAAAAAAGACGACCCCGACCTTTCGACATTTACAGATGACACAGCCTGTAGCGTCGGTGCGAAGGCAGAGGGCTATATTCAAGCGGTCAATGATAGTGCGATAATGGCGCTAGCGAAGGATAATAACTGCGTGGTGTTTATTGACTACCGACCCGGCGATTTCGTCACCCAAGGTGATGTGTTGCTACGGGTTTGGCGTGATGAGGACATTGATGATGATCTTGCCAATAAATTTCGCGCAGGTTTTGCCATGGGCCAAGAACGCACGGCCCATCAAAATGTTTTGTTTCTGGCGGATGAACTTGTTGAGATTTTGGCCCGGGCCCTTTCCCCTGGTGTCAATGATCCGTTCACGGCCATTAATTGTATCAATTGGTTCCATAGCGCCATCAAAGCCGTCATGCGCGGCACGCCGCCGTCACCCTACCGTTTTGATAAGGACGGGCAATTTCGTGTTATGGCTCGCCCGATATCATTTGAACGTTTTGTCTCTGTGATTTGCGATCAATCGCGCATTTATATCGCGGGCGACCGCAATGCGACGATTAAGATGCTTACCGTGCTGACCGAACTGACTGCAGAGACGGACGCCCCCTCTTACCGGGCAGTCTTGCAGGCTCAACTCGGGAAATTGCGCGAAACAAGTCTGCATATTGCGCAAGACGCGTCGACACGGCTTGACTTAAATACACGCTTTGACATGGCATCTCGGATGATATCAGATCGTGATTACTTCCTAAAAGAGCGCTATTCAGACCGTTGGGTGGGTGGCCGCGCGTAA
- a CDS encoding mechanosensitive ion channel family protein: MQTENSNQSVPSDKAGEIDLNPALALERVDNWLDGAVRLLPNIVVAIIVFIIFWIIAKVVKSVMQKAFNSRGRSNLGEVLGGFVKACIIGFGGLIAATIVIPSLEPANIVAGLGVSSVAIGFAFKDILQNWLAGVLILLRQPFEIGDQIHVGDYVGTVKHIETRATIIRTYDGQKAVVPNSEIYTNAVLVKTGEDKRRTQYDIGIGYADDIDEACERILDVLKGIDGIEQDPAPEAFAWDLAASWVTIRARWWTDSKRGDVVANKSAVIRGVKKALDEAAIDMPYNTHVHLLHDQTEESDGDRTSQREGWPVPKQGDAPKPRYQVMSKDVMGKGGTSDPNTAEAPE; encoded by the coding sequence ATGCAAACAGAGAATTCCAATCAGAGTGTGCCGTCAGATAAGGCTGGTGAGATTGATTTAAATCCAGCGTTAGCGCTCGAGCGGGTCGACAACTGGCTTGATGGTGCGGTACGCCTTTTGCCTAATATCGTTGTTGCGATAATTGTATTTATCATCTTTTGGATTATCGCCAAGGTCGTAAAATCTGTAATGCAAAAGGCTTTTAATAGCCGCGGCCGCTCTAACTTAGGGGAGGTTCTCGGCGGATTTGTCAAAGCCTGTATCATTGGCTTTGGCGGCTTAATTGCGGCTACGATTGTGATACCGAGCTTAGAGCCTGCCAATATTGTCGCGGGCCTTGGTGTGAGTTCTGTGGCGATTGGTTTTGCTTTCAAAGACATTTTGCAAAACTGGTTGGCGGGTGTTCTTATCCTGTTGCGCCAACCGTTTGAAATCGGCGATCAAATTCATGTTGGGGACTACGTTGGCACCGTTAAACATATCGAAACGCGGGCAACGATTATCCGCACCTATGATGGTCAAAAAGCTGTTGTACCCAATAGTGAAATTTACACAAATGCTGTGCTTGTGAAAACGGGCGAAGACAAACGCCGGACGCAATATGATATCGGCATCGGCTATGCTGATGATATTGACGAGGCTTGCGAGCGCATTCTTGATGTTCTCAAAGGCATTGACGGTATTGAACAAGATCCAGCGCCTGAAGCCTTTGCATGGGACTTGGCGGCCAGTTGGGTCACAATCCGCGCACGGTGGTGGACCGATAGCAAGCGCGGTGATGTTGTCGCCAATAAATCAGCGGTCATCCGTGGTGTGAAAAAAGCACTAGACGAAGCCGCTATAGATATGCCCTATAACACACATGTGCATTTGTTACATGACCAGACAGAGGAGAGCGACGGTGACCGCACGTCACAACGCGAAGGATGGCCTGTGCCGAAACAGGGTGACGCGCCAAAGCCGCGCTATCAAGTCATGAGCAAAGATGTCATGGGCAAAGGCGGAACATCTGATCCGAATACAGCCGAGGCCCCTGAATGA
- a CDS encoding DUF2945 domain-containing protein encodes MAGYTEGTTVKWSWVNGTAKGEITNVYTQKITRTLKGTEVTRDADDDCPAYLIEQDDGDEVLKSHSEVEKA; translated from the coding sequence ATGGCTGGTTACACTGAAGGAACGACCGTAAAATGGTCTTGGGTGAATGGTACTGCAAAAGGTGAGATTACAAACGTCTACACGCAGAAAATTACCCGAACCCTTAAAGGCACAGAAGTTACGCGCGACGCTGATGACGACTGCCCAGCTTACTTGATAGAACAGGATGACGGCGACGAAGTTTTAAAATCCCATTCAGAAGTTGAGAAGGCCTAA
- a CDS encoding Crp/Fnr family transcriptional regulator, translating into MDMIINRLSHYADIGATQFQTLSSLSHRIETRQAGEDIVIEGEVVDYVFIIESGWAIRYRLLDDGRRQIMNFMLPGDCFDLMSLTKSASDHNVSAASEVVLRRIKATDFFNAIRGDSCLSLAFWWVAIQEEAILREQIVRNGRLSAKERLGNLILELNRRLSISTGRQDNSVAIPVTQNHLADALGLSSVHISRSMGKLSREGYIAVESWGIQILNRDALAEMAEFDDRYLQTPKLSF; encoded by the coding sequence ATGGACATGATTATTAATCGCCTGTCGCATTACGCAGACATTGGCGCGACACAATTTCAAACCCTGTCCAGCCTGTCACACCGTATTGAAACGCGCCAAGCTGGCGAAGATATCGTCATTGAAGGTGAGGTCGTTGATTACGTTTTCATCATCGAATCTGGATGGGCCATCCGTTACCGACTACTGGATGATGGACGTCGGCAAATCATGAATTTTATGCTGCCTGGTGATTGCTTTGACCTTATGTCGCTCACGAAATCCGCGTCAGACCATAACGTATCCGCAGCGTCAGAAGTCGTGTTACGGCGGATCAAAGCCACTGACTTTTTTAACGCTATTCGCGGCGATAGCTGTTTGTCTTTGGCGTTTTGGTGGGTCGCCATTCAAGAAGAAGCGATTTTGCGTGAGCAGATTGTTCGCAACGGGCGTTTGAGTGCGAAAGAACGGCTCGGCAATTTAATTCTGGAATTAAATCGACGCCTGTCCATATCCACGGGACGCCAAGATAATTCGGTCGCGATACCCGTCACACAAAATCACTTAGCGGATGCCCTTGGGCTTTCATCTGTTCATATCTCAAGGAGTATGGGTAAGCTGTCTCGAGAGGGGTACATCGCCGTTGAAAGCTGGGGCATACAAATTTTAAACCGCGATGCCTTGGCAGAGATGGCGGAATTTGATGACCGCTACCTCCAGACGCCAAAGCTTTCGTTTTAG
- a CDS encoding response regulator: MSYVETFAPHLPYLRRFARALTGDQSSGDTYVRTALTALAAGDIDVSGDLSPKNALFQMFLSIWNSTGAQLEGRESQDSSSPEGRVHRLTPRSRQAFLLNALEGMSATDIGQVMQSSESEAQALIAEAEADIEKELRTNVLIIEDEPFIAADIEGLVTELGHSVDAIAATQTEAVKAANNKKPGLVLADVQLADGSSGIDAVADILGEYDVPVIFITAFPERLLTGDKPEPAYLISKPFQSNNVKAAISQALFFHGDK, encoded by the coding sequence GTGAGCTACGTTGAAACTTTTGCACCACACCTTCCATATCTACGGCGTTTTGCCCGCGCATTAACAGGCGACCAATCGTCTGGTGACACTTATGTGCGCACGGCGCTGACGGCACTTGCCGCTGGGGACATAGACGTTTCAGGCGATTTAAGTCCCAAAAACGCACTCTTTCAAATGTTTTTGAGCATTTGGAATTCTACTGGCGCGCAGCTAGAGGGCCGCGAAAGCCAAGACAGTTCGTCGCCCGAAGGTCGCGTTCACAGGCTGACACCGCGCTCTCGCCAAGCTTTTTTGCTTAACGCATTAGAAGGGATGTCTGCTACTGACATTGGTCAAGTCATGCAGAGCAGTGAAAGTGAAGCCCAAGCTCTTATTGCCGAAGCGGAAGCCGATATAGAAAAAGAATTACGCACTAACGTTCTGATTATCGAGGACGAGCCTTTTATCGCAGCCGATATAGAAGGCCTCGTTACTGAATTAGGCCATAGCGTAGATGCGATTGCCGCCACACAGACAGAGGCTGTCAAGGCTGCGAACAACAAGAAGCCGGGCCTCGTACTGGCGGATGTTCAACTTGCAGACGGAAGCTCTGGTATTGATGCCGTCGCTGATATTTTGGGAGAATATGATGTGCCCGTAATTTTTATCACCGCTTTCCCCGAACGCCTTTTGACAGGTGATAAGCCAGAGCCCGCCTATCTGATTTCCAAACCGTTTCAATCAAATAATGTCAAGGCGGCGATTAGTCAGGCTTTGTTCTTCCATGGCGATAAATAG
- a CDS encoding NepR family anti-sigma factor — protein sequence MTNRKTPETGKPTRSGENFAEDSLKDKIGGNLRQIYDDVVNEAVPDDFLALLADADDSKDD from the coding sequence ATGACCAATCGCAAAACGCCTGAAACTGGCAAACCGACACGCTCTGGTGAAAATTTTGCCGAAGACTCCCTTAAAGATAAGATTGGCGGCAACTTGCGCCAAATTTATGACGACGTTGTCAACGAAGCCGTCCCTGATGATTTTCTAGCACTCCTAGCGGATGCTGACGACTCCAAAGACGACTAA
- a CDS encoding sigma-70 family RNA polymerase sigma factor, translated as MSTPQDMPTPSDTVETPPVLDEKLFKQELTDLIPHLRAFARSLCNNPTLADDVAQDAMLKAWKARQSFKPGSNLKAWTFTILRNQFYSIKRRSWRATSLDQQVAEQTIVASNDAEASVELNELRRGLDSLKDDQREALILVGASGLSYDEAAEICGCAVGTIKSRVSRARKNLETIINSGSFDSVADDVSATQAINAIMDEADALIND; from the coding sequence ATGTCCACCCCCCAAGACATGCCTACCCCGTCAGATACGGTCGAGACCCCTCCCGTTCTTGATGAAAAGCTGTTCAAGCAAGAGCTTACAGACCTTATCCCACACCTTCGCGCTTTCGCGCGCTCGCTTTGTAATAACCCGACACTCGCTGATGACGTCGCTCAAGATGCTATGTTAAAAGCATGGAAAGCCCGCCAGAGTTTCAAGCCGGGATCAAATTTGAAAGCGTGGACATTTACAATCCTTCGCAATCAATTTTATTCTATAAAACGACGGTCTTGGCGCGCAACGTCACTGGATCAACAAGTGGCAGAACAAACCATTGTCGCCAGTAATGACGCGGAGGCGTCTGTTGAGCTTAACGAATTGCGTCGTGGGCTGGACAGCCTTAAAGATGACCAGCGCGAGGCTCTTATCCTTGTCGGGGCATCTGGACTATCTTATGACGAAGCTGCTGAGATTTGCGGCTGCGCTGTCGGCACTATAAAAAGTCGCGTCAGCCGCGCGCGCAAGAACCTAGAGACGATTATCAATTCCGGCTCATTCGATAGCGTCGCCGATGACGTCAGCGCAACGCAAGCCATTAATGCGATTATGGACGAGGCTGACGCCCTGATAAATGACTAA
- a CDS encoding sensor histidine kinase has protein sequence MQDLRTRFGIILALALLPILLYALWLAFSTGRLAPVFLALASLLFAFIAVWVATDALVFKHLKVIERASRDFSTGDLSARVGALSKAPQRVQELAQSFDTMADTISQREAAMSDSLIEKEVLLREIHHRVKNNLQIIISLLNMQERKITDPSGLNVINEARNRINAIALVHRGLYEGDDLRVIDMQLFLDRLVHELKIGLGTDALDVSIETDFQAETFQPDTAIPIALFIVEALTNAIQHGVPGGGTVWISLKRDNEKVTVSVKDSGPGMMKNKKASTGSKLIKGFARQLSGRIKMDDTFGHHVSLIFKPGAL, from the coding sequence ATGCAGGACCTTCGCACACGATTTGGTATCATTCTCGCTCTGGCGCTTTTACCAATTCTGCTCTACGCGCTCTGGCTAGCCTTTTCCACGGGGCGTCTTGCACCTGTCTTTCTTGCTCTCGCGTCCCTCTTATTTGCCTTTATTGCCGTATGGGTTGCGACAGACGCACTTGTTTTTAAACATCTGAAAGTTATTGAACGGGCGTCTCGTGATTTTTCAACTGGCGATCTATCTGCGCGGGTCGGTGCCTTGTCTAAGGCACCACAACGCGTGCAAGAGTTAGCGCAAAGTTTTGACACAATGGCCGACACGATTAGTCAACGTGAAGCGGCTATGTCCGATAGCCTTATTGAAAAAGAAGTGCTGCTTCGTGAAATTCATCACCGCGTTAAAAATAATCTACAGATCATAATTTCCCTGTTGAATATGCAGGAACGTAAAATTACAGACCCTAGCGGGTTGAACGTTATTAACGAGGCCCGAAACCGCATTAATGCCATCGCACTCGTCCACCGAGGTTTATATGAAGGTGATGATCTGCGCGTTATTGATATGCAGCTTTTTCTTGACCGCCTTGTCCATGAGCTGAAAATTGGCTTGGGTACGGATGCTTTGGACGTGTCAATCGAAACCGATTTTCAAGCGGAAACCTTCCAACCTGACACAGCCATTCCCATTGCGCTCTTCATTGTTGAGGCTCTGACAAATGCTATTCAACACGGTGTGCCAGGCGGGGGCACAGTCTGGATAAGTCTTAAACGTGATAATGAGAAAGTTACTGTTTCCGTCAAAGACAGCGGCCCAGGTATGATGAAAAATAAGAAAGCCAGTACGGGATCCAAATTAATCAAAGGATTTGCGAGGCAATTGTCAGGACGCATAAAGATGGACGACACATTCGGTCACCATGTAAGTTTAATATTCAAACCTGGCGCCTTATAA
- a CDS encoding Dps family protein yields the protein MANAAVAHSRDNDKSSNDKDDIRALNRPEIAKRLGIVLADSYQLFIKTQGVHWNVTGPLFYSIHNLTEEHYTNLFAAVDELAERIRSLGEKAPASYTKYGELSAVEDVDEPKTAEDMIAMLAKDHNTVCSSLRAAIGFCEGKDDFVTADMLTERLAWHEEAIWMLSSIIEK from the coding sequence ATGGCTAATGCAGCCGTCGCCCATAGTCGCGACAATGACAAATCATCTAACGATAAAGACGACATACGCGCGTTGAACCGCCCAGAAATTGCTAAACGCCTCGGCATTGTTCTTGCCGATAGCTACCAGCTGTTCATCAAGACCCAAGGCGTTCACTGGAACGTGACGGGGCCGTTGTTTTATTCGATCCATAACTTGACCGAAGAACATTACACGAATTTATTCGCTGCAGTTGACGAACTTGCTGAGCGTATTCGTTCACTCGGTGAAAAAGCGCCCGCGAGCTATACAAAATACGGTGAGCTATCTGCCGTCGAAGATGTAGACGAACCTAAAACCGCAGAAGACATGATCGCAATGCTCGCTAAGGACCACAATACCGTATGTTCATCCTTGCGCGCAGCAATCGGTTTTTGCGAAGGTAAGGACGATTTTGTCACCGCAGATATGTTGACAGAGCGCCTAGCTTGGCACGAAGAAGCCATTTGGATGCTAAGCTCTATCATCGAGAAATAA
- a CDS encoding DUF1328 domain-containing protein, giving the protein MLNWSITFLVIAIIAAVLGFSGIAGTAAGLAKILFAVFLVLFIISAISRAVRGKKI; this is encoded by the coding sequence ATGTTAAATTGGTCAATTACATTTTTAGTTATTGCGATTATTGCCGCCGTTCTAGGTTTTTCAGGTATTGCTGGTACAGCCGCAGGTCTTGCAAAAATTTTGTTCGCCGTCTTCTTAGTGCTCTTCATTATCTCGGCGATTTCACGCGCTGTCAGAGGCAAAAAAATATAG
- a CDS encoding phage holin family protein: protein MLRYAKYAVPYILKAPRRSPVKSLAGLALSYILFLLGAIFLLIAAFIWVATHYGTDTAFLSLGTIFLISAAIFMMIAKDKRYVKPPLPDNVAQDPLAAHIPASVRENPTVQKLLLHVSENPVAATATAVTLGMLISNEFFEEKK from the coding sequence ATGTTACGTTACGCGAAATATGCGGTGCCTTATATATTAAAGGCACCGCGCCGCAGCCCCGTCAAATCTTTGGCGGGTCTTGCGCTTTCTTATATATTATTTTTGCTGGGTGCTATCTTCTTACTGATTGCCGCCTTTATTTGGGTAGCAACACATTACGGGACTGACACAGCGTTTTTATCTCTCGGTACTATATTTCTGATATCTGCGGCAATCTTCATGATGATCGCTAAAGACAAGCGTTACGTAAAACCGCCACTGCCAGACAATGTTGCCCAAGACCCCCTCGCCGCCCACATACCAGCAAGCGTTCGTGAGAACCCAACAGTCCAGAAGCTCTTGTTACATGTCTCGGAAAACCCGGTCGCTGCAACGGCCACAGCTGTGACACTCGGTATGTTAATTTCAAACGAATTTTTTGAGGAGAAGAAATGA
- a CDS encoding exopolysaccharide biosynthesis protein encodes MANPKPLESILDKVDDLPKGQKTNLKTVISAFGDRAFGPVLTLCGLLLLTPVGAIPGAPLALCVIIISFALQIIFGRSQPWLPKFLRKIEVRQSDIDTTKKYVEPVLETLDGIVRPRYKWAATETSRYFAAVLSILLALTLLPLGPIPFGATLPGVIIAVIGMGIMARDGLALMVGFGLAGLSAAAVIYLFF; translated from the coding sequence ATGGCTAACCCCAAACCATTAGAATCCATATTGGACAAGGTTGATGACCTGCCTAAGGGTCAAAAAACAAATTTGAAAACAGTCATTTCCGCATTTGGTGATCGGGCCTTTGGTCCTGTTCTCACCTTATGCGGTTTATTGCTATTAACGCCAGTGGGCGCAATCCCTGGAGCGCCCCTTGCGCTTTGCGTAATTATCATATCCTTTGCTTTACAGATTATTTTCGGACGCAGCCAACCTTGGTTGCCAAAATTTCTTCGAAAGATAGAGGTTAGACAATCCGACATAGACACAACCAAAAAATACGTTGAACCTGTCCTGGAAACCTTAGACGGTATCGTGCGGCCGCGTTATAAATGGGCTGCGACAGAAACGTCTCGTTATTTTGCCGCTGTACTGAGTATTCTTTTGGCTCTTACACTTCTTCCCCTGGGCCCCATTCCTTTTGGCGCAACCCTACCCGGGGTTATCATTGCCGTGATTGGTATGGGCATCATGGCGCGCGACGGCCTCGCACTCATGGTCGGGTTTGGCCTCGCGGGCTTATCCGCCGCCGCCGTAATCTACCTATTCTTTTAA
- a CDS encoding MarR family winged helix-turn-helix transcriptional regulator has protein sequence MTTRSDDVLIALRRIQQRTDQASKKLAQTVGLTPSQLMVLQYLQERGEISAGDIASLTQLKHATITALIDKMVARNFVSRRKCDEDRRRVWLKLEPAGEAIIRSAPNLLQDIFVGRFEKLPEWQQASLVAALEQVASILDAENIDAAPVLHAGEINEG, from the coding sequence ATGACGACACGGTCTGATGATGTTTTAATCGCATTGCGGCGCATACAGCAACGAACAGATCAAGCGTCAAAAAAATTGGCGCAGACCGTGGGTCTGACGCCTTCGCAACTCATGGTGCTGCAATACCTTCAAGAGCGCGGTGAAATTTCTGCGGGCGATATCGCTAGTCTAACCCAGCTCAAACATGCAACTATCACTGCGTTAATTGATAAGATGGTAGCGCGTAATTTCGTCTCTCGCCGTAAATGTGACGAGGACAGACGGCGCGTGTGGTTAAAGTTGGAACCTGCGGGTGAAGCGATCATCAGGTCTGCTCCTAATCTTTTGCAAGATATTTTTGTCGGACGTTTTGAAAAATTGCCAGAATGGCAACAGGCCAGCCTTGTCGCGGCGCTTGAGCAGGTGGCCTCTATACTCGATGCTGAGAATATCGACGCTGCGCCCGTGTTGCATGCTGGTGAGATTAATGAAGGGTAA